The nucleotide sequence CGCGCCAGACAATCCGGCATGGGCCACCGCTTTTGTCCGCCTTCAGGAACGCGGCCGCGTCGTTTTCTCGGCGGCGATCGACGGCGCCGTCTATGCGAAACACGGCACGACCATCGACACGCGGCTGACCGTGATCGACAAAATTCCCGCCAACGATCCGACGATGTTTCCAGCGTCACCTGGTGTAGCGCCCGATGTAGCGACATTGCTCGGCTGGATCACGCAATCCGTACCGCCAAGGCTGCCGACGTCTACCAGCGTCGTCGCGCCAATTGTCGCCCAATCAATTGTCGCGCGCTCTTCGCGCCCGGTCATAGCGCGTCGATCTACGGCTCCCGCTTCGACCAACGAACCCGAGGCCCTCGAACTCGCTTATGAGACCATCGATTGGAAGCCGGTCAATGGCCATCGCATCACCGATGCGCTCTATGAGGAATACGCGATTCAGTCGATCCGCATACCCGGCGCAAAGGCTCACCCCACGAAGCTGGTGCAATCGGCGGCGATGGCCTCGGTCGCGCCGCCCAAGCCGAGCTATCGACCGCATCTGCCCGCCAGGGTCATTTCGGATGGCCTGCTGTTGGACGCGCAGATTGAGAGCGTCATTCACGCCGGCGAGGCCCATGCCGGCCAGCTCGCCGGATCATGGAACGTCGACGAGACCTTCGACATCGTCACCGCCGCGCCCGGCGACGCCGAGAACACCGTTCGCTTTCGCAGAGGCTGGTTCCTCGGCGACGGCACCGGCGCCGGCAAGGGTCGCCAAGTCGCTGGCGTCCTGCTCGACAATTGGCTCAAGGGCCGCCGCCGCGCGGTCTGGGTTTCAAAATCCGACAAGCTGATCGAAGACGCCCAGCGCGACTGGTCGGCGCTCGGACAGGAACGGCTGCTGGTGACGCCGCTCTCGCGCTTTCGTCAGGGAACGCCGATCCGACTGCCTGAAGGCATCCTGTTCACCACCTACGCCACGCTGCGCTCCGACGCCCGCGACGAAAAGGCCTCGCGCGTAAAACAGATCGTCGATTGGCTGGGCTGCGATTTCGACGGCGTGATCGTCTTCGACGAAAGCCACGCGATGCAGAACGCCGCCGGGGGCAGGGGGGAACGGGGCGATCAAGCCGCCTCGCAGCAGGGCCGCGCCGGCCTGCGCCTTCAGCATGCGCTTCCCGAGGCCCGCGTCGTCTATGTTTCGGCGACGGGCGCCACCACGGTTCACAATCTCGCCTACGCCCAGCGGCTCGGCTTGTGGGGAGGGGAAGACTTTCCCTTCGCCAGCCGCGCCGAGTTCGTGGAGGCGATCGAGGCGGGCGGCGTCGCGGCGATGGAAGTACTGGCTCGCGATCTCAAGGCGCTCGGCCTCTATGCGGCGCGCTCGCTTTCATACGAGGGCGTCGAATACGATCTGCTCGAACATCGCCTGAGCGATGAGCAGATCGCAATCTACGACGCCTACGCGGGAGCGTTCGGCGTCATCCACAATAATCTCGACGCCGCGCTCGAGGCCGCCAATGTCACCAGCGACAATGGCACGCTGAACAGACAGGCCAAATCCGCCGCGCGTTCGGCCTTCGAGAGCGCCAAGCAGCGCTTCTTCAATCACCTCATCACCGCGATGAAGACGCCCTCGCTGATCGCATCGGTCGATCGCGACCTCGCCTCGGGTCATGCCGCCGTGATCCAGATCGTTTCGACCGGCGAGGCGCTGATGGAACGTCGCCTCGCGGAGATTCCAACCGACGAATGGGGCGACGTGCAGGTCGACATTACCCCGCGCGAATATGTCTTATCCCGATCTCGGGATAACACATATTCTGCCACGTTGCCCGATATGCCGAGTGGCCGTGACGACTCCCCGGTTTTGCGGGGGAAAGCTCGATGATTGCGCGGCATAATTTTTCTCCTCTCGCTACGGTCCTTCGTTTTTGTTCAAACGAAGGGACCAACATGACAGCCAAAAACCGCCCGCTCGCCGAACAGCGTTGCAGCGAGCAGGATGCGCCGGCGCCGGACTACGCTCTGGCGTCTGCATTTCTCGAAAGCCTCAGAAGTTTCCGTTCAGGGGCGTTGCAAATCGACCAAAGCGCCGCGCGTCACTTTTTGACGTGGCTCCACAAGAGCCGCATCCCGTTGAGTGGCGTCGATGAAGCGATCGTCGAACGTTTCGCGCGGCATCGCTGTCGATGCGGTCGTTACAGAGCGCGCCAACTCAAAACATTGACGTATCTCGGCCGCGTTCGTCGCTTCGTCTGCTTTTTGGAGGAGCGCGACCAAATTCAGGTTGTCAAAGACGTCGAATGCATCGACACGCATCTCGCCGATTTCGCGCGTCATCTCGACACACTTGGTTATAGCCAAGAATGTCGGCGCAGCTATCGGTCAGAGGCGGAGCATCTCGTGGTGTGGCTTCGCCTGTCTCGTGTTTTGTGGCGCGATGTGGACGACGCCGTAATCGAACGTTTCGTCCAGCACGATTGCCGCTGCCCCATAAAGCGCAAGCGCGGCAAAGTGGTCGAGGGCACGGGGTTCGCACGGCGCCGACGAGGCGCGCGTGGCTTCATCGACTTCTTGCGGCGTCGCGACGCGATTCCGCCAGTGAGCACAGAACCGACATTCGTCGAAGACCCGCGCCTTTCTGCGTTTCGTATTTGGCTCAAACGTCATCGCGGGACGACCGATGAGACGATACGGCGCTATCTCCAGGAGGCGTCGCGCTGGGCGTCGGCGTTGGGCCCGGATCCGGCCACCTTCGACGCCGCGACAATCCGCGCCATCGTGCTCGATCAAGCGCCATCGCGCTCACGTGCATCGGTTCGAATGACAGTGACGGTGTTGCGCGTGTATTTGCGATTCCTGTCCGCGCAGGGCGAATGCCGACCCGAGCTCATTCATGCCGTGCCGCCCGCGGCATTGCGTCGTCTCGCGACGCTTCCACGCTACGCCAGCCCGGAAACGATCGAACGGATCATCGACTCCTGCGATCTGTCCACGCCTGTCGGCGTCCGGGACCGGGCGATTCTGCTTCTCCTGGCGCGCCTTGGACTTCGCGCCGGCGATGTCTGGCGGTTGCGGCTCGCCGATATCGATTGGGCGAACGCGGTCCTCTGCCTGCGCCACGGCAAAAGTCGACAACCGACACGGTTGCCTTTGCCGCAGGACGCCGGGGACGCGCTGTTGGCTTATCTCACCGAGGCGCGCCCGCCGGCCCGTGAAGCGCATGTGTTCCTGCGTGTCCAGGCTCCCTTCAGGCCGTTCGCGTCCGCGTCGGAGATCGCGGGCATCGTTGCTCGGGCGGTGGCTCGAACAGGGATCGAAGGCGTTCCCACTGGCTCCCATCTGTTTCGTCACTCACTCGCGACGGCCATGTTGCGCGGCGGCGCGAATCTGGAGTCGGTCGGAACGATCCTGCGTCATCGTTCGCCGGGCACGACGGCCATCTATGCGAAGGTCGACATCACGATGCTCGAGGCCGTCGCGCAGCCCTGGCTCGGAGGCGAAGCATGCTGAGCAATCATGTCGCCCGTTATGTCGCCCTGCATCGAGGTCTTGGGCTGGAGTTCAACGAGCAAGAGCGGCTTCTGGAGCTCTTTGCGGAATACGCGGAGGCGCATGAAGACGTCTGCGTTCAAACCAGGCGCGTCCATGAGTGGTGCGCGTCCGCGTCGTCGCCGAACTCGGCGAGAACCAAGTATGACACGGTTCGACGTTTTTGCGCATTTCTCAACGCCGAAGACCCGCAACACGAGGTCCCGCCCGCAAACGCCCTCGGGCGCGGCAAGCGCCCGCGACCGGCTCCGCACATCCTGGAGCCCGAGCAAATACGCGCGATCATGCAAGCCGCTCTGGAGTTGCCGCCCAAGAACTCGATCAGTCCGCACACCTATCATTGCCTCTTCGGCTTGCTGGCCGCAACGGGTCTGCGGATTTCCGAAGCTCTGGCCCTGCAACGGCGAGATTTCACTGAAGACGGTCTGATCATCCGGCAAGGTAAATTCGGCAAGAGCCGCCTCGTGCCGCTCCACTCCACCATGCAACGGGCACTGGCGGATTACCTGGCGCTGCGGGACAAGCTGGGCGGAAACGGCGACGATCTGTTCGTTGTCAAAACCCGCCGGCCGCCGTCGGCGACCAGAGTTTACGTCGTCTTCGTTCGGTTGGCGCGCGAACTCGGTTTCCGAGGGCCGCCTGGAGCCCGCGGGCCCCGGCTGCACGACCTGCGTCACACCTTCGCCGTGCGGTCGCTGGAGGCGTGTGCGCACGACCGGCAAGCGGTCAGGCGTCACATGGCGGCGCTCAGCGTCTATCTCGGTCACGCGGACGTTGCGAACACCTACTGGTATCTGCAAGCGACGCCCGTTCTGATGCGCGACATCGCCGAAGCGAACGAACGTCTGTTTCAGGGAGAGGCGGCATGACGGCCCTCGCTCCCTACCTCGCCAAGTTTCTGCGCGAACATCTGCCGCGCGAACGAAATGCCAGTCCTCACACGGTCGCGGCCTATGCTCACAGCTTCACGCTTTTGGTTCGTTTCGCGGCGGAGCGCCTGAAGCGGAGGCCGACCGACCTCGCCGTCGAGGACATCGACCCAAAGCTCGTGCTGGAGTTCCTCGATCATGTCGAGGAAAGCCGGGGAAACAGCGCGCGCACCCGCAACACGCGTCTCGCCGCTGTCCGAACATTCTTCCGATACATCGAATACCAGGCGCCGGCCTGCCTCGACCAGGCGCTGCGCATCCGCGCGCTTCCAATCAAGCGAACCGACGCGACGCTCATCGACCATCTCACCAAAGAGGAGGTCCAGGCGGTGCTGGCGGCTCCGGATCCGTGCAGCTTGGGCGGAACCCGCGACCGCGCCATGCTGCATCTGACCTATGCCGCAGGGCTTCGCGTCTCCGAACTGCTCTCGCTTCGCATCGACGATTTTCCGCAGCCGTCGCTCGCGACGGTGAAGATCCTCGGGAAAGGGCGGCGCGAGCGGGTGCTGCCGTTGTGGCGCGAAACGCAAACCGTGTTGAGAGCATGGCTCGCGGTTCGCCCGTCCGGTCAGGCCCCAGAACTGTTTCTCAATCGCAACGGCGGACGGATGAGCCGCGACGGGTTCGCGCATCGATTGGCGCTCCATGTCGCGGCCGCCACCCGGACGCAGCCGTCCTTGGCAGATAAACACGTGACGCCGCATGTGCTTCGACACAGTTGCGCCATGCATACGCTCGCAGCGACCGGCGACATACGGAAAGTCGCGCTTTGGCTCGGCCACGCGAGCATACAGAGCACGGAAGCCTATCTCCGGGCCGATCCCGCAGAAAAATTGGCGGTGCTGTCGGCGCACGCTTCGCCGACGATCCAGAAAGGCAAGTTCCGGCCGCCACCCGATGCTTTGCTTGCGATGCTCGGCGAGGTCCGAAACACCGCGTAACGCCAAACCCCCGCCCAACTTCACCGCCCCTCGGCTGCCCCCAGCCGAGGGGTTTTTCACAACAGAAGGAGAAAAATTATGCCGCGCAATCATCGAGCTTTCCCCCGCAAAACCGGGGATTCGTCACGGCCACTCGGCATATCGGGCAACGTGGCAGAATATGTTTTGGACTACCTCGCCCACAGCTTCCCGACCCAGCTCTATGAGCCATTCACCGACAGCGAAGGCAATCTGTCGTCGCGTCCCGTCTTTCGCGACGGCCAGCCCGTGCTATGCCGAGAGGCGGTCGCGCGTCGCGATCGGCTGATCGAGAGACTGGCGTCCCTGCCGCCCGTGCATGGCGCCCTCGACCAGATCGTTCAGCGCTTTGGCGCGGACATGGTGGCCGAGGTGACGGGCCGCTCTCGACGTATCGTTCGCAAGACCGGACGGAACAGCGTCGATCGCCTCGTCGTCGAGAATCGCGCGCCTTCGGCCAATCTCGCCGAGGCGCAGGCGTTCATGGATGACGCCAAGCGCATCCTCGTGTTCTCGGACGCCGGCGGCACCGGGCGCTCCTATCATGCCGAGCTGTCGGCGAAGAACCGCCGCCTGCGCGTCCACTATCTGCTCGAGGCCGGATGGAAGGCCGACGCCGCCATCCAGGGACTCGGGCGCACGAACCGGACCAATCAGGCGCAGCCGCCTCTGTTCCGCCCGATCGCAACCAATGTGAAGGCGGAGAAGCGCTTTCTCTCAACTATAGCCCGCCGTCTCGACACGCTCGGCGCCATCACCAAGGGCCAGCGTCAAACCGGCGGACAGGGATTGTTCCGGCCACAGGACAATCTGGAAAGCCAGTACGCCCGCGACGCCTTGCGTCAGCTCTATGTCCTGCTGGTCGCGGGCAAGGTCGAGGACTGCTCGCTTGGAGTTTTTGAGGACGCGACCGGGCTGAAACTCACCGACAGCAACGGGATCAAGGACGAGCTGCCGCCCATCACCACCTTCCTCAACCGGCTGCTGGCGCTCACCATCGATCTCCAGAACATTCTGTTCACGGCGTTCGAGCAGCTCATGAACGCCCGCATCGAGGGCGCGATTGCATCTGGAAGTTATGACGCAGGGCTGGAGACCCTGACGGCGGAGAGTTTTATCGTCACCGATCGCCGGACGATCTACACCCATCCCGGCACGGCGGCGGAAACGCGCCTGCTGACGATCACGCAGCGCGAGAGGAACCAGCCCGTCACTCTGGACGAGGCGCTGGATCGACTCTCCGATCCTCGCGCGCGCCTTCTGGTCAACAGCCAGTCGAGCCGCGCCGCCGTGCAAATCCCGGCGCCCAGCGTGATGCTCGACGACGGCGAGGTGGAACGCCGCGTGCGGCTGATCCGGCCGATGGAGCGCCCCGCTTTTTCCTTGGCGATGATGCCGCAGACCCATTGGCGGGACGCCGACCGCGAAACCTTCGCCAGCGCTTGGGCGGCGGAGCTCGCCGCCGTGCCGGAATTTGTCGACAGCACAATCCACATTGTCGCCGGCCTATTGCTGCCGATCTGGAAACGTCTTCCGAACGAGTCGACACGGGTTTATCGGCTCCAGACCGATGCGGGAGAACGCATCGTCGGCCGCAAGGTCTCGGCGACGTGGGCGACGGTGGCGCTGGAAGGGGACGCGACCAATCTTTCACCCGATGACGCCTTTGCCGCGCTGATGGCCGGTAAGACCGTCATCGATCTTGCCGAGGAGCTCCAACTGCGCCGCGTTCGCGTCATGGGCGCCAACCGGATCGAATTGACCGGTTTCACCGACGCGATGCGGGAGCGGCTGAGCGCTTATGGTCTCTTCCACGAGATCATCTCCTGGAAGCTGCGGATGTTTGTCCCGACCGACGCGACGGGCGCGGCGATTCTCGCACGGGTGATGGAGCGCTACCCGTTGTCGCGCGTCAGCGAGCGGGACGCGGCGTGAGATGGCGCGGGGCGCCTCCGAACTGGCATGCCGTCTCGCGCGCGAGGCCGAGGCGGTATGCCGTCACTATCTCTCCAACGGTCGCCGTCACGGCAATTATTGGGTGGTCGGCGACGTCGCGAACACACCGGGCCGCTCTATGTTCGTGCGGCTGAAGGGCGGCGAATCCGGCAGGGGCGGGGCAGGAAAATGGACCGATGGCGCGACGGCCGATCATGGCGATTTGCTCGACGTCATTCGCGGGAGCTGCGGCCTCGTCGACTTCCACGACGTGATGGACGAAGCACGGCGCTTTCTCAGCCTGCCACGACCGGAGCCAGAACCGGAATGGCGCCGTCAGCACGCGCGAGCGCCGACTGGGTCGCCGGAATCGGCGCGACGACTGTTCGCAATGTCGCGGTCGATTGCGGGCACTGTCGCGGAAACCTATCTGCGCAATCGCGGCATTGCGGCTTTGCAGGGAACCGCGAACCTGCGCTTCCACCCGCGTTGCTATTACCGGCCCTGCGATGACGCGCCGACCCAGACTTGGCCGGCGATGATCGCCGCCGTCACCGCCTTTGGCGGCGAGATCACCGGAGCGCATCGCACCTGGCTCGATCCCTCTGGCGAAGACAAGGCGCCGATCGACACGCCAAGGCGGGCGATGGGCCAACTCCTCGGCAACGCCGTCCGCTTCGATAGGGCGCAAGACGTCATGGCGGCGGGTGAAGGAATCGAAACCGTGTTGTCGCTGCGATGCGTCATGCCCGACATGCCGATGGTGGCGGCGCTCTCAGCCGCGCATTTGGCCGCGATCCTGCTTCCGGTGACGCTGCGGCGTCTCTATATCGTCCGCGACGACGATGCCGCAGGCGCCGGCGCGGCGGCGCGTTTGATCGACCGTGCGAAGGCGCTCGGAATCGAGGCGATCGCTTTGTCGCCGACGCTGGAGGACTTCAACGACGATCTCCGCGGACTCGGCGTCGATGCGCTGCGGACGGCGATCAGGACGCAAATCGCGCCGCAGGACGTAGCTCGCTTCATGGAATTGCCGGCGTGAGCCGGAACGGGGAAACGAGGCGCGGCGGCGCGCGGATCTGATGTCGCATCGGATCGTGGCGCTTCCCGTTGTGTCGGAGAGGACTGCGACCACGGCCTTCTTCAGAGGGCGATCGGGGCGGCAAACGGCCCGGGCCGGCAATGGCTTCAGGCCGGCTATTTTCCGTCGGCGGCAAGCCGCCTTTACATCGCGAGACAAAATAGCCGGCCTTCCGCCATCCTCCACTTCGTTCCGGCCCTTCGCTGCGCTTCGGGTGCAAGCCCGGTCCGCCCGCCGCCTTTCGTCGCCATGAAGGCCGCGATGGGCGCGGTCGATCCGACGAAGGGTAGCCCCCCATGACGACCGAACGCATCGAACCCGGCTTTGAACCGCCGCATAACTCATCCCCGACCGATCGCGTCCTCGACGAACTCCAGCTCTACGGCTACCGCCCCTTCCAGGGCGAACCCGACCCGAGGCCGCTGCCGCAAGCCCAAACGATCGCGAGCGCAGTCGCCGACATTTTCGACGCCCTGATCGCCACATTGGGCGAGACCCGCCTCGAACCCGACCTCGAGGAGCTGCTGTGGTCGAGCGTCAATCTCTTCCACCGCGCCGTCTCCCGCATCGAGCGCGAACTGGACGACAACGAGCAGGCGCAGCGGCGCGGGCAGAAGGAACAGGACGGCTCCGAAATCCGCTCGGTCGAATTGGAGCGCCTCATCGCCGAGGGGATGACGCTGATCGAGCGCAGGAACAGTTTTGAATTCTTCCGCGATTGCGCCGCCGAACAATTCGAGCGCCATACCGGCTCGTCCTGGCGTCCGCGCAGCGGATCGATGGTCAATCATCGCGCGCTGACCTCGGCCATGATCGACAGCCGCGACTTTATCGCCGCCAAGCGTCGCGCCGAGACGCAAGTGCTGCTCCCCGCGGGACCGAAAATCGCCTTCACCGGCGGGTTCGAATTCAACGATCATCGCGCCATCTGGGACCGGCTCGACAAGGTCCACGCCAAACATCCCGACATGGTGCTGTTGCATGGCGGTTCGCCGAAGGGCGCCGAGCGCATCGCCGCCAAATGGGCCGATCATCGAAAGGTTCCGCAGATCGCCTTCAAGCCCGACTGGACCAAGCACGCCAAGGCGGCGCCGTTCAAGCGCAACGACCAAATGCTCGACGTGCTGCCGATCGGAGTCATCGCTTTCCCCGGCTCGGGGATCTCCGCGAACCTCGCCGACAAGGCGAGGAAACTCGGCATCCCGGTGTGGACGTTCGATGAGGGCGGCGCGTGAGCGCCGGTTCGACGCATCTTTGGGCGCCAAAATCATTTTCGCGATCAACCAGCTTACGACTGTCGTGACAAAGCCGACGGGATGCCGAGTGCGCAGTCCAGAATCGGCGGCAGGCCAGCTGCAACGGCGGGCAGGGGACTTTTTGGCATTCGCCTCCCAACCCCGGCGGGCGCCACCCCGCTCTCATTGGCGCAATCCTTGGTCCGGCCCATGGCCTGACGCCATCAACCCGCGAGGGGTCCGCTACGCGAGCGTGCGGCCTCTGCGGCTTCGCCTGCGAGGTGATTGCGGCCGTGGGCCGGACTTACGGGCGCCTGTCGCGCGGGGCTGGTCCCCGCCTCAAAGACGGGAGCCGAAAATGTCTCAAGCCCTCAACACCGCTTACGCCTGCGGCTGGAGCCTCGCCACCACCCTCATGACCTGCGTC is from Methylocystis heyeri and encodes:
- a CDS encoding tyrosine-type recombinase/integrase translates to MIARHNFSPLATVLRFCSNEGTNMTAKNRPLAEQRCSEQDAPAPDYALASAFLESLRSFRSGALQIDQSAARHFLTWLHKSRIPLSGVDEAIVERFARHRCRCGRYRARQLKTLTYLGRVRRFVCFLEERDQIQVVKDVECIDTHLADFARHLDTLGYSQECRRSYRSEAEHLVVWLRLSRVLWRDVDDAVIERFVQHDCRCPIKRKRGKVVEGTGFARRRRGARGFIDFLRRRDAIPPVSTEPTFVEDPRLSAFRIWLKRHRGTTDETIRRYLQEASRWASALGPDPATFDAATIRAIVLDQAPSRSRASVRMTVTVLRVYLRFLSAQGECRPELIHAVPPAALRRLATLPRYASPETIERIIDSCDLSTPVGVRDRAILLLLARLGLRAGDVWRLRLADIDWANAVLCLRHGKSRQPTRLPLPQDAGDALLAYLTEARPPAREAHVFLRVQAPFRPFASASEIAGIVARAVARTGIEGVPTGSHLFRHSLATAMLRGGANLESVGTILRHRSPGTTAIYAKVDITMLEAVAQPWLGGEAC
- a CDS encoding tyrosine-type recombinase/integrase encodes the protein MLSNHVARYVALHRGLGLEFNEQERLLELFAEYAEAHEDVCVQTRRVHEWCASASSPNSARTKYDTVRRFCAFLNAEDPQHEVPPANALGRGKRPRPAPHILEPEQIRAIMQAALELPPKNSISPHTYHCLFGLLAATGLRISEALALQRRDFTEDGLIIRQGKFGKSRLVPLHSTMQRALADYLALRDKLGGNGDDLFVVKTRRPPSATRVYVVFVRLARELGFRGPPGARGPRLHDLRHTFAVRSLEACAHDRQAVRRHMAALSVYLGHADVANTYWYLQATPVLMRDIAEANERLFQGEAA
- a CDS encoding tyrosine-type recombinase/integrase — protein: MTALAPYLAKFLREHLPRERNASPHTVAAYAHSFTLLVRFAAERLKRRPTDLAVEDIDPKLVLEFLDHVEESRGNSARTRNTRLAAVRTFFRYIEYQAPACLDQALRIRALPIKRTDATLIDHLTKEEVQAVLAAPDPCSLGGTRDRAMLHLTYAAGLRVSELLSLRIDDFPQPSLATVKILGKGRRERVLPLWRETQTVLRAWLAVRPSGQAPELFLNRNGGRMSRDGFAHRLALHVAAATRTQPSLADKHVTPHVLRHSCAMHTLAATGDIRKVALWLGHASIQSTEAYLRADPAEKLAVLSAHASPTIQKGKFRPPPDALLAMLGEVRNTA
- a CDS encoding DUF7146 domain-containing protein translates to MARGASELACRLAREAEAVCRHYLSNGRRHGNYWVVGDVANTPGRSMFVRLKGGESGRGGAGKWTDGATADHGDLLDVIRGSCGLVDFHDVMDEARRFLSLPRPEPEPEWRRQHARAPTGSPESARRLFAMSRSIAGTVAETYLRNRGIAALQGTANLRFHPRCYYRPCDDAPTQTWPAMIAAVTAFGGEITGAHRTWLDPSGEDKAPIDTPRRAMGQLLGNAVRFDRAQDVMAAGEGIETVLSLRCVMPDMPMVAALSAAHLAAILLPVTLRRLYIVRDDDAAGAGAAARLIDRAKALGIEAIALSPTLEDFNDDLRGLGVDALRTAIRTQIAPQDVARFMELPA
- a CDS encoding DUF2493 domain-containing protein gives rise to the protein MTTERIEPGFEPPHNSSPTDRVLDELQLYGYRPFQGEPDPRPLPQAQTIASAVADIFDALIATLGETRLEPDLEELLWSSVNLFHRAVSRIERELDDNEQAQRRGQKEQDGSEIRSVELERLIAEGMTLIERRNSFEFFRDCAAEQFERHTGSSWRPRSGSMVNHRALTSAMIDSRDFIAAKRRAETQVLLPAGPKIAFTGGFEFNDHRAIWDRLDKVHAKHPDMVLLHGGSPKGAERIAAKWADHRKVPQIAFKPDWTKHAKAAPFKRNDQMLDVLPIGVIAFPGSGISANLADKARKLGIPVWTFDEGGA